Proteins encoded together in one Flavobacterium keumense window:
- a CDS encoding SDR family NAD(P)-dependent oxidoreductase produces MKKILIIGGSKGIGNAILLQQLESNTVYTISRNAPGITHPNLKHFSLDVLQDTLPEIECLDSLIYSPGSITLKPIGSLSIDDFRNDFEINVIGAVKVIQKYLPALKKGNHPSILLFSTVAAKLGMPFHASIATAKAGVEGLVKSLGAELASSIRINAIAPTITDTTLASGILRNDRMKENMVERHPMKGYLQPEEVANMADFLISEKAKSISGQIFEMDYGIVSFKI; encoded by the coding sequence ATGAAAAAAATACTAATCATTGGCGGAAGTAAAGGAATAGGCAATGCTATTTTACTCCAACAATTAGAAAGCAATACGGTATATACCATAAGTAGAAACGCCCCAGGAATAACGCATCCGAACTTGAAACATTTTTCGTTAGATGTTTTACAAGATACGCTTCCTGAAATTGAATGTTTGGATAGCCTAATTTATAGCCCAGGTTCTATTACGTTAAAACCTATTGGAAGTTTGAGCATTGACGATTTTAGAAATGATTTTGAAATCAATGTAATTGGAGCGGTAAAAGTAATTCAGAAATACTTGCCTGCTTTAAAAAAAGGCAACCACCCTTCTATCCTATTGTTTAGTACTGTAGCAGCCAAATTAGGCATGCCTTTTCACGCGAGTATCGCTACCGCAAAAGCGGGCGTGGAAGGATTGGTAAAATCATTAGGTGCTGAATTGGCGTCAAGTATTCGCATTAATGCCATTGCACCTACTATTACAGATACGACTTTGGCTTCGGGAATTTTGAGAAATGACCGAATGAAAGAAAACATGGTAGAACGCCATCCTATGAAAGGCTATTTACAACCCGAAGAAGTAGCCAATATGGCTGACTTTTTGATTTCTGAAAAAGCAAAATCTATTTCAGGACAAATATTCGAAATGGATTATGGTATTGTCAGCTTTAAAATTTAA
- the folE gene encoding GTP cyclohydrolase I FolE has protein sequence MKNYEKKEEYNTQVTEILSDNYKTIIENLGEDVTREGLEKTPERVAKAMQYLTHGYGLDPLEILKSALFTEDHKQMIVVKDIEVYSMCEHHMLPFFGKAHVAYIPNGKIVGLSKIPRIVDAFARRMQVQERLTDQIKDCIQAALEPLGVAVVIEAQHMCMQMRGIQKQNSVTTTSSFTGAFEKDKTRKEFISLISNKLS, from the coding sequence ATGAAAAACTACGAAAAAAAAGAAGAATACAATACCCAAGTTACTGAAATTTTATCCGATAATTACAAAACTATAATTGAAAATTTAGGCGAAGATGTCACTCGTGAAGGGCTTGAAAAAACACCTGAAAGAGTGGCTAAAGCGATGCAATATTTAACCCACGGTTACGGTTTAGATCCTTTAGAAATATTAAAATCAGCTTTATTTACCGAAGACCACAAACAAATGATTGTAGTCAAAGACATAGAAGTCTATTCGATGTGTGAACACCATATGTTGCCGTTTTTTGGAAAAGCACACGTGGCTTATATTCCCAATGGAAAAATAGTTGGATTGAGTAAAATACCTCGTATTGTGGATGCGTTTGCACGTAGAATGCAGGTTCAAGAACGATTGACAGACCAAATTAAAGATTGTATTCAAGCTGCATTAGAACCTCTTGGAGTGGCAGTTGTTATAGAAGCACAACACATGTGCATGCAAATGCGTGGCATTCAAAAACAAAATTCAGTAACAACTACTTCCTCGTTTACTGGAGCTTTTGAAAAAGACAAAACACGCAAAGAATTTATCAGTTTAATTTCGAACAAATTAAGCTAA
- a CDS encoding cryptochrome/photolyase family protein yields the protein MAKQEVSFFWFRRDLRLDDNVGLFQALQSKYPVIPVFIFDETILERLPNNDARVGFIHESLANINQKLSEFGSSLLVKKGKPLEVWTHLINEYSIQGVFWNKDYEPSAIQRDLSVDKLLTSNGIQSSAFKDQVIFEEAEIVKVDGLPYTVYTPFKNKWLEKYKSIAPVPEFDAVPYFSNFFKSDFDFPSLEQIGFTTSPIKVKPHNLKWVANYNETRDFPALDSTSYLSPHLRFGTVSIRKLVNWAAKKNAVFLSELIWREFFMQILYHFPKVQNKNFKSAYDGIEWRNDVDEFKRWCEGKTGYPMVDAGMRQLNETGYMHNRVRMVVASFLCKHLLIEWQWGEAYFAEKLLDYEMAANVGNWQWAAGTGCDAAPYFRVFNPDIQQKKFDEKGVYIRQWIKEFDLGYGQPIVDHVMARDRAIATYKAGILK from the coding sequence ATGGCTAAACAAGAAGTTTCTTTTTTTTGGTTTCGGCGCGATTTACGATTGGATGATAATGTTGGTTTATTCCAAGCCTTACAATCTAAATACCCTGTTATTCCTGTATTTATTTTTGATGAAACTATTTTGGAGCGTTTGCCTAATAATGACGCTAGAGTTGGTTTTATTCATGAATCCTTGGCTAATATCAATCAAAAGTTAAGTGAATTCGGTAGTTCACTTTTGGTAAAAAAGGGAAAACCATTAGAAGTTTGGACTCACTTAATTAATGAATATTCCATTCAAGGAGTATTTTGGAATAAAGATTATGAACCGAGTGCTATTCAACGCGATTTGTCTGTTGACAAATTATTGACTTCCAATGGAATACAATCGTCGGCATTTAAAGACCAAGTTATTTTTGAAGAAGCCGAGATTGTGAAAGTAGATGGTTTGCCTTATACCGTATATACTCCGTTTAAAAACAAATGGTTAGAAAAATATAAATCCATCGCACCAGTGCCAGAATTTGATGCGGTACCGTATTTTTCTAATTTTTTCAAAAGCGATTTTGACTTTCCTAGTTTGGAGCAAATAGGTTTTACAACTAGTCCGATTAAGGTAAAACCTCATAACTTAAAATGGGTAGCTAACTATAACGAAACACGTGATTTCCCAGCCTTAGATAGTACCTCGTATTTGTCTCCTCATTTGCGTTTTGGCACTGTTAGCATTCGAAAACTTGTGAATTGGGCTGCAAAAAAAAATGCTGTTTTCCTAAGTGAGTTGATTTGGAGAGAGTTTTTCATGCAAATTCTCTATCATTTTCCTAAAGTGCAAAATAAAAATTTTAAGTCGGCTTATGATGGTATTGAATGGCGCAATGACGTAGATGAATTCAAACGTTGGTGCGAAGGAAAAACGGGTTACCCAATGGTCGATGCTGGAATGCGTCAACTGAATGAAACCGGCTATATGCACAACCGAGTGCGTATGGTGGTTGCAAGTTTTCTTTGCAAGCATTTGCTAATTGAATGGCAGTGGGGCGAAGCCTATTTTGCCGAAAAATTATTGGATTACGAAATGGCTGCTAATGTAGGAAATTGGCAATGGGCAGCTGGAACAGGTTGTGATGCGGCTCCTTATTTTAGAGTGTTTAATCCTGATATTCAACAGAAAAAATTTGACGAAAAAGGAGTTTACATTCGGCAATGGATTAAAGAATTTGATTTGGGGTATGGCCAACCTATCGTAGATCACGTTATGGCAAGAGATCGTGCTATTGCTACTTACAAAGCAGGGATTTTGAAATAA
- a CDS encoding SRPBCC family protein, with protein sequence MKVYTKKTEQFVNASLEECWSFFSSPRNLQKITPESMGFQITDFDEKNMYAGQIIQYKVSPLFGIKLRWVTEITFVKDNSYFIDEQRFGPYTLWHHKHFFEPTENGVLMTDLVHYALPLGFIGRIMNALVVKNKLKAIFDYRKVKVDEIFNTK encoded by the coding sequence ATGAAAGTATACACTAAAAAAACAGAGCAATTCGTAAATGCCAGTTTAGAAGAATGTTGGTCTTTCTTTTCTAGCCCGCGCAATTTACAAAAAATCACACCAGAATCAATGGGATTTCAGATTACTGATTTTGATGAGAAAAATATGTATGCGGGCCAAATTATTCAGTATAAAGTGTCGCCTCTTTTCGGAATTAAACTGAGATGGGTAACTGAAATTACTTTTGTGAAAGACAATAGTTATTTTATAGACGAACAACGCTTTGGGCCTTATACTTTATGGCATCACAAACACTTTTTTGAGCCTACTGAGAATGGTGTTTTAATGACCGATTTAGTACATTATGCGTTGCCTTTAGGGTTTATTGGCAGGATTATGAATGCTTTGGTAGTTAAAAATAAATTGAAAGCTATTTTTGATTATCGAAAAGTGAAGGTAGACGAAATATTCAATACAAAATAA
- a CDS encoding sterol desaturase family protein: protein MNEIQFFLIFLITFLLMECVTWCTHKYVMHGFMWYFHEDHHQPKYAAIFERNDVFFVIFAIPSILLFYFGLEDGLNYKFFIGLGIMFYGLCYFLIHDVLIHQRFKWFKNTNNKYLIGLRKAHKVHHKHLGKEDGECFGMLFVPFKYYKI from the coding sequence ATGAATGAAATACAGTTTTTTCTGATTTTCTTGATTACTTTTTTATTGATGGAATGTGTTACTTGGTGTACTCATAAATATGTGATGCATGGCTTTATGTGGTATTTTCACGAGGACCATCATCAGCCTAAATATGCTGCTATTTTTGAACGCAATGATGTTTTCTTTGTCATTTTTGCTATCCCAAGTATTTTGCTTTTCTATTTTGGCCTAGAGGACGGATTGAATTATAAATTCTTCATTGGCCTCGGAATTATGTTCTATGGTCTTTGTTATTTTTTGATTCACGATGTTTTGATTCATCAACGCTTTAAGTGGTTTAAAAATACAAATAACAAGTATTTGATTGGTTTGCGAAAAGCGCACAAAGTACATCATAAACATTTGGGAAAAGAAGATGGGGAGTGTTTTGGGATGCTATTTGTTCCTTTTAAATATTACAAAATTTAA
- a CDS encoding phytoene/squalene synthase family protein → MKQLFDTVSFKCSKLVTKNYSTSFSLAVYMLSPSIREAIYSIYGFVRFADEIVDSFHGYEKETLITDFETEYYKAYHSGISLNPILNSFQLTVKKYSISDDLIQAFLRSMKLDLVKTEYHSKEEYEEYIYGSADVVGLMCLQVFVNGDAVKYNALKEEAMRLGSAFQKVNFLRDLKDDNLVLNRTYFPGVDLNSFDEKAKKAIISEIQEDFRVAFQGITKLPMEAKFGVYTAYVYYKKLLNKLEKTPSHKIGTARIRVSNYTKAGLLAQSFVTYKLKLV, encoded by the coding sequence ATGAAACAGTTATTTGACACCGTATCCTTTAAATGCAGTAAACTGGTAACTAAAAATTACAGTACTTCATTTTCTTTGGCCGTTTATATGCTTTCGCCAAGTATAAGAGAGGCAATTTATAGCATATATGGTTTTGTTCGTTTTGCAGATGAAATTGTAGATTCTTTTCATGGATATGAAAAAGAAACTTTGATTACTGATTTTGAAACAGAATATTACAAAGCATATCATTCCGGAATTAGTTTAAATCCTATTTTGAATTCGTTTCAGCTTACAGTAAAGAAGTATTCTATTTCGGATGATTTAATTCAGGCTTTCCTAAGAAGTATGAAGCTGGATTTAGTCAAAACCGAATACCACAGCAAAGAAGAATACGAGGAATACATATATGGATCTGCCGATGTGGTAGGTTTAATGTGTTTACAAGTTTTTGTGAATGGAGATGCTGTAAAATATAATGCATTGAAAGAGGAAGCGATGCGACTAGGTTCGGCATTCCAAAAGGTAAATTTCTTACGGGATTTAAAAGACGATAACTTGGTACTGAACCGAACGTATTTCCCAGGAGTCGATTTGAATTCTTTTGATGAAAAAGCAAAAAAGGCTATTATTAGTGAGATTCAGGAAGATTTTAGAGTAGCTTTTCAAGGGATTACTAAATTGCCTATGGAAGCTAAATTTGGTGTTTATACCGCTTATGTGTATTATAAAAAGTTGTTAAATAAATTAGAAAAAACACCAAGCCATAAAATTGGAACAGCTCGAATCCGAGTTTCTAATTATACCAAAGCAGGTTTACTGGCCCAGTCTTTTGTGACTTATAAATTAAAATTAGTTTAA
- a CDS encoding phytoene desaturase family protein, with the protein MIVSKTIAIIGSGFSSLAAACYLAQSGHKVTVYEKNTSIGGRARQLKRDGFTFDMGPSWYWMPDVFDRFFADFGKKTTDYYELIKLSPAYRVYFGINQFISIADNLPEIVATFESIEKGSGAVLEQFMAEARSNYEIAIKDLVYRPGVSPLELITLETAKKVGQFFSNISRDVRKKFKNEKLIQILEFPVLFLGAKPSDTPSFYSFMNYADFGLGTWHPKTGMFDVVRGMESLATELGVQFVTNAAIEKISVENKIAKGIVVNGKTIYSDVVLSGADYHHTETLLEKQYRVYSEKYWDSRVFAPSSLLFYVGFNKKIENISHHALFFDTDFNQHAKDIYDTSKWPVEPLFYANFPSVTDPTAAPEGMESAFFLIPLAPGIEDTEALREEYFHKIMDRFELLTQQEVRKNIIFKQSFCKNDFVQDYNSYKGNAYGMANTLLQTAFLRPKLKSKKVNNLFFTGQLTVPGPGVPPALISGKLVSELINKQFSKA; encoded by the coding sequence ATGATTGTATCTAAAACAATAGCAATTATAGGGTCAGGGTTTTCATCTTTGGCAGCCGCATGTTATTTAGCACAAAGTGGTCATAAAGTAACGGTTTATGAAAAAAATACATCGATAGGTGGTCGTGCTCGTCAGTTAAAAAGAGATGGATTTACTTTTGATATGGGACCAAGCTGGTATTGGATGCCCGATGTTTTTGATCGTTTTTTTGCTGATTTTGGGAAGAAAACAACTGATTATTATGAGTTGATTAAATTGTCTCCAGCGTATCGAGTATATTTTGGAATCAATCAATTCATTTCTATTGCAGATAATTTACCTGAAATTGTAGCTACTTTTGAATCTATTGAAAAGGGAAGCGGAGCTGTTTTGGAACAATTTATGGCTGAAGCTCGTTCCAACTATGAGATTGCCATTAAAGACTTAGTGTACCGTCCAGGAGTTTCTCCTTTAGAACTCATTACTTTAGAAACGGCTAAAAAAGTAGGTCAATTTTTTAGTAATATTAGCCGAGATGTTCGCAAGAAATTCAAGAATGAAAAATTGATTCAAATTTTAGAATTTCCCGTTTTATTCTTAGGAGCAAAGCCTTCAGATACGCCTTCTTTTTATAGTTTTATGAACTATGCCGACTTTGGTTTGGGAACTTGGCATCCGAAAACCGGTATGTTTGATGTAGTTCGAGGTATGGAAAGTTTAGCTACCGAATTGGGGGTTCAATTTGTAACGAATGCAGCCATTGAAAAAATTAGTGTTGAAAATAAAATTGCCAAAGGAATTGTAGTCAATGGTAAAACTATCTATTCAGATGTGGTTTTAAGTGGTGCCGATTACCATCATACAGAAACCTTATTGGAAAAGCAATACCGTGTTTACTCAGAAAAATATTGGGATAGCCGTGTATTTGCACCGTCTTCTTTGTTGTTTTATGTTGGGTTCAATAAAAAAATAGAAAACATTTCGCACCACGCATTATTTTTTGATACCGATTTTAACCAACACGCCAAAGATATTTACGATACATCAAAATGGCCTGTAGAGCCTTTGTTTTATGCTAATTTTCCTTCAGTGACTGATCCTACTGCTGCACCTGAAGGTATGGAATCTGCATTCTTCTTAATTCCACTTGCACCTGGTATAGAAGATACAGAAGCCTTACGTGAGGAATATTTCCATAAAATTATGGATCGTTTTGAGTTGTTGACACAACAAGAGGTTCGAAAAAACATTATCTTTAAACAATCGTTTTGTAAAAATGATTTTGTACAAGATTATAATTCGTATAAAGGGAATGCCTATGGTATGGCTAATACCTTATTACAAACCGCATTTTTAAGACCTAAGTTAAAGAGTAAAAAGGTAAATAATCTCTTTTTTACAGGACAATTGACTGTGCCTGGTCCCGGAGTTCCACCCGCTTTAATTTCGGGGAAATTAGTTTCAGAATTAATTAATAAACAATTTTCAAAAGCCTAA
- a CDS encoding MerR family transcriptional regulator codes for MNNVKNVFSIKDLENLSGIKAHTIRIWEKRYNILQPMRTDTNIRLYDLASLQKLLNITLLHNYGYKISKIATYKPEDIPNLVREIVTNKTAKSHALSEFKMAMMHFDQELFFKTYNWLMAEKSFREIFYEVLVPLMQELGVLWQTDTISPAHEHFITFLIKQKLLIQTEQLQVLKPTKTDKIFVLSLPMNEIHELGLMYLNYEILAKGYKTIYLGESMPISNLKDLKRHFDSIVFVSYLTVQPDRETVNDYVLEMKKELEDETTQIWYIGRMAAYIDTRNLSENMSVFSSIESLVKSV; via the coding sequence ATGAACAACGTCAAGAACGTATTCAGTATCAAGGATCTCGAAAATTTATCTGGGATAAAAGCACATACGATTCGTATTTGGGAAAAAAGATATAATATCTTACAGCCAATGCGAACGGATACGAATATTCGTTTGTATGATTTAGCAAGTTTACAAAAGTTACTTAATATTACTTTGTTGCACAATTATGGGTATAAAATCTCTAAAATAGCTACATATAAGCCTGAAGATATTCCTAATCTTGTTCGTGAAATTGTAACCAACAAAACAGCCAAAAGTCATGCATTAAGTGAGTTTAAAATGGCAATGATGCATTTTGACCAAGAATTATTTTTCAAAACATACAATTGGTTGATGGCTGAAAAATCGTTTAGGGAAATTTTTTATGAAGTTTTGGTTCCATTGATGCAAGAATTAGGGGTGTTGTGGCAAACAGATACTATTTCGCCTGCTCATGAACATTTTATTACTTTTTTAATTAAACAAAAGTTATTAATTCAAACAGAACAGTTGCAGGTATTGAAACCTACTAAAACGGATAAAATTTTTGTTTTGTCTTTGCCTATGAATGAAATACATGAATTAGGATTAATGTATTTGAATTACGAGATTCTTGCTAAGGGATATAAAACTATTTATTTAGGAGAAAGTATGCCTATTTCGAATTTAAAAGACTTAAAAAGACATTTTGATTCGATTGTATTTGTTTCTTATTTGACGGTTCAACCTGATCGAGAAACAGTTAATGACTATGTTCTAGAAATGAAAAAGGAATTAGAAGATGAAACTACACAAATTTGGTATATCGGAAGAATGGCGGCGTATATCGATACTAGAAATTTATCAGAAAACATGTCTGTATTTAGTTCCATAGAATCGTTGGTAAAGTCTGTCTAA